One window from the genome of Candidatus Latescibacterota bacterium encodes:
- a CDS encoding thioredoxin family protein, whose product MSRKLGFTGLIVIMILVGCGAGSEEKTADGWLSFNEGMELAASSGKPVIVDFYTSWCKWCKVMDRDTFSNPEVKAALEKDFVTIRINAENRKDKLRYKGKEYTPVELTRLFKVRGFPSLAYMESDGELIMVVPGFKKPDVFMPTLRYIIDGCHRKGVTLDQYIRNGGECGK is encoded by the coding sequence ATGTCGAGAAAGCTAGGTTTTACGGGACTTATAGTGATAATGATCCTGGTCGGATGTGGTGCTGGCAGTGAAGAGAAGACCGCCGATGGCTGGCTCAGCTTCAACGAGGGCATGGAACTGGCCGCCAGTTCAGGGAAGCCCGTGATTGTCGATTTCTATACTTCATGGTGCAAATGGTGCAAGGTCATGGACAGGGACACTTTTTCCAATCCTGAGGTAAAAGCTGCGTTGGAAAAGGATTTTGTCACAATACGGATAAATGCTGAGAATAGGAAAGATAAGCTCCGATATAAGGGCAAAGAATATACTCCTGTGGAATTGACGAGGTTGTTCAAAGTGAGAGGATTTCCCTCTCTTGCATACATGGAGAGTGATGGAGAACTTATCATGGTCGTGCCCGGTTTCAAAAAACCGGATGTATTCATGCCGACCCTGAGATATATTATAGATGGATGCCACAGGAAAGGCGTCACTCTGGATCAATATATTCGGAATGGCGGAGAATGTGGGAAGTGA
- a CDS encoding ATP-dependent 6-phosphofructokinase, translating into MRIGVLTGGGDAPGLNPAIAGVVERASMYGHKVIGLKRGWEALCIKDNKNHVVELGPEIIREYSRLGGSKLLCSRTNPVSEKNDRTELVLKNIKKLKLDALIAMGGDDTLGAGAVLAERGVPVIGIPKTIDRDLAGTEYSLGYDTALNVITDCAERIAQSAESHQTIFFLEVMGRHAGWLALRGGEAAFADVILIPEYAFTIDKLSEVLREQLETSTKIGFDHVYKIIVVAEGAHITGEEEVRKDAKIDDFGHYSLGGVGNYLKGLMEHRFRHTRYSALAYLQRGAPPSQKDRQIGRRFGHNAVEMLNSGDTGYMVAVQRSRLVKVPLAEVKNSPSLVDVDKYYNTDKLNVKIEWTDMAE; encoded by the coding sequence ATGAGAATTGGAGTTTTGACTGGTGGTGGGGATGCCCCTGGACTGAACCCTGCGATTGCCGGAGTGGTGGAACGTGCGTCGATGTACGGACACAAGGTGATAGGTCTCAAACGCGGATGGGAAGCACTGTGCATCAAGGATAACAAGAATCATGTCGTGGAACTGGGGCCTGAGATAATCCGTGAGTACAGCAGGCTCGGTGGCAGCAAGCTTCTCTGCAGCAGGACCAATCCCGTTTCGGAAAAGAATGACAGGACCGAACTGGTCCTGAAAAATATCAAGAAATTAAAGCTGGATGCCCTGATCGCGATGGGTGGAGACGACACACTGGGCGCTGGAGCTGTTCTGGCAGAGCGAGGAGTACCTGTAATAGGTATCCCCAAGACTATCGACAGGGACCTTGCTGGAACAGAATACTCCCTGGGATATGATACAGCTCTCAATGTGATCACCGATTGCGCCGAGCGTATCGCGCAATCCGCCGAATCACACCAGACGATCTTTTTCCTGGAAGTGATGGGTCGTCACGCGGGATGGCTGGCATTGAGGGGTGGAGAGGCGGCTTTCGCTGACGTCATCCTGATCCCGGAATACGCCTTCACGATCGATAAACTTTCAGAAGTCCTGCGCGAGCAGCTGGAAACCAGCACCAAAATCGGATTTGACCATGTCTACAAGATAATCGTGGTTGCCGAAGGAGCTCATATCACCGGTGAGGAAGAAGTCAGAAAAGATGCCAAGATCGACGACTTCGGTCATTACAGCCTCGGTGGAGTGGGAAACTATCTGAAAGGCCTTATGGAACACAGGTTCCGGCACACAAGATACTCAGCGCTTGCGTATCTGCAGAGAGGCGCCCCGCCATCCCAGAAAGACAGGCAGATCGGCAGGCGTTTCGGACATAACGCCGTCGAGATGCTGAACAGCGGTGACACGGGATACATGGTCGCGGTCCAGCGTTCAAGGCTGGTCAAGGTCCCTCTGGCGGAAGTGAAGAACTCTCCGAGCCTGGTCGATGTCGATAAGTACTATAATACCGACAAGTTGAACGTAAAGATCGAGTGGACCGATATGGCGGAGTAG
- a CDS encoding class I SAM-dependent RNA methyltransferase, protein MHEETIKNFWRIIMSREPVEIKKIVYGGLGLGHSEGKTIFLPYTAPGDLVTFEITADKKKVLFGKLENIIEPSPLRIEPDCPIFGICGGCHMLHLSYENEIEVKKTTALESLERIGGIKTSIDEFTSCPSRYGYRNHSVFHVDRDGNPGFIRRESDDIVPFPEGGCLLLPEEMRSAIAAIPASCLVPVSEVRVRMDRFDTVHFWGLKDHVSPPDVLMEAGGYHFPISPQSFFQVNRLMTDTLIEKTLSLSSSTPHRLLDLYCGAGFFTLPFSKIAGEAIGIENDRNGHKSALAAKKLNKISNVTFRKGKVEKEIFRIGQTDLLIADPPRSGIPAEAARGIIKLRPPEIIMVSCEPPTFARDASRLIESGYSLNKLHLIDMFPGTYHVEMVGLFRR, encoded by the coding sequence ATGCATGAAGAGACAATTAAAAACTTCTGGAGGATCATTATGAGCCGGGAACCGGTGGAGATAAAAAAAATAGTATATGGCGGACTGGGGCTGGGGCATTCCGAGGGAAAGACCATCTTTCTCCCGTATACAGCGCCCGGCGACCTGGTCACTTTCGAGATAACGGCAGACAAAAAGAAAGTCCTCTTCGGCAAACTGGAAAACATAATCGAACCATCACCACTTCGGATCGAACCGGATTGCCCGATATTCGGGATCTGCGGCGGCTGCCACATGCTTCACCTCTCCTATGAAAACGAGATCGAGGTGAAAAAAACCACCGCGCTGGAAAGTCTTGAAAGAATCGGCGGAATCAAGACATCGATCGACGAATTCACCTCCTGCCCCAGCCGTTATGGCTACCGTAATCATTCTGTCTTCCATGTGGACAGGGACGGAAATCCGGGTTTTATACGCCGGGAGTCGGACGACATAGTCCCATTTCCCGAGGGAGGATGCCTTCTACTACCCGAGGAGATGAGGTCGGCGATAGCGGCCATTCCCGCGAGCTGCCTTGTTCCAGTCAGCGAAGTCAGAGTCAGGATGGACAGGTTTGACACCGTGCATTTCTGGGGACTGAAAGATCACGTAAGTCCACCGGATGTGCTGATGGAAGCCGGGGGATACCACTTCCCCATATCTCCACAATCATTCTTCCAGGTTAATCGCCTTATGACCGATACCCTTATCGAGAAGACCCTCTCTCTCTCTTCTTCGACTCCCCACAGACTGTTGGATCTGTACTGCGGAGCTGGATTTTTTACCCTTCCCTTTTCGAAGATTGCAGGAGAAGCCATCGGCATCGAAAACGACCGAAACGGGCATAAAAGCGCGCTTGCGGCAAAGAAACTCAACAAAATATCGAATGTTACCTTCAGAAAGGGCAAGGTCGAAAAAGAGATCTTCCGGATCGGACAAACGGACCTGCTCATCGCCGATCCACCCAGGAGCGGCATCCCCGCGGAAGCTGCCAGGGGAATAATAAAACTTCGCCCACCTGAAATAATAATGGTATCCTGCGAGCCCCCCACATTTGCCAGGGACGCCTCACGCCTGATCGAATCCGGTTATTCGCTGAACAAACTCCACCTTATAGATATGTTTCCGGGGACATACCATGTTGAAATGGTTGGATTATTCAGGAGATGA
- a CDS encoding glycosyltransferase family 4 protein, whose amino-acid sequence MRIGMVLKGRIPPPDIRVEKEAGTLAAEGHEVHLLLERGEGEELEAMNGPIHMYRGVEMGKWREKYHRYTFNFTYRDRLWEKAITDFVKSRKIEVLHIHDLPLVGEAVRVGRMQGIPVVADLHENYPGGLQVWYTSQFKKKTIYGFRRWARYEREILREVDAIIAVIEESKERIKGLGIPGEKIHVVPNTAHVERINIPLDPAITEKYSDYFMISYIGGFAPHRGLDTVIRSVPFMKERIKDLRVVLVGDRNKPYMDYLKRLSASLGCEDTVEMPGWQPFEKIWSYIDASSVCLVPHARNPHTDTTIPHKIFQYMMVKKPVIVSDCPPLKRVIEDSGGGLVFTWDRPEELAESVTRLYEDEETRKNTGERGCEAFLDRYNWDSTSDELKELYRGLAKRKK is encoded by the coding sequence TTGCGTATCGGTATGGTATTGAAGGGCAGGATACCCCCTCCTGATATCCGTGTGGAGAAGGAGGCCGGGACCCTGGCTGCGGAAGGTCACGAAGTTCATCTTCTTCTTGAGCGTGGAGAGGGAGAAGAACTGGAAGCCATGAACGGCCCTATCCACATGTACCGGGGCGTTGAGATGGGCAAGTGGAGAGAGAAGTATCACAGGTACACTTTCAACTTCACATACAGGGATCGGCTTTGGGAAAAGGCTATCACGGATTTTGTGAAAAGTCGAAAAATAGAGGTGCTTCATATTCACGATCTTCCGCTGGTGGGCGAAGCGGTCAGGGTCGGGCGAATGCAAGGTATTCCTGTAGTCGCTGATCTGCACGAGAATTATCCCGGCGGCCTGCAGGTCTGGTACACGAGCCAATTCAAAAAGAAGACCATATACGGGTTCAGGCGCTGGGCCCGGTACGAAAGAGAGATACTGAGAGAAGTCGATGCTATCATAGCGGTGATCGAGGAATCGAAGGAAAGGATCAAGGGGCTGGGAATTCCTGGAGAGAAGATCCATGTGGTTCCGAACACTGCTCATGTGGAGAGGATCAACATTCCTCTCGATCCGGCTATCACGGAAAAGTACTCGGACTATTTCATGATCTCCTATATCGGAGGCTTTGCTCCTCACAGGGGGCTGGACACCGTAATAAGGTCCGTTCCTTTTATGAAGGAGAGGATAAAGGATCTCAGGGTCGTTCTTGTGGGCGACAGGAACAAGCCATACATGGACTACCTCAAGAGACTTTCTGCCAGTCTCGGCTGCGAAGATACGGTCGAGATGCCCGGATGGCAGCCCTTTGAAAAAATCTGGAGCTATATCGATGCAAGTTCCGTCTGCCTTGTCCCACATGCGAGGAATCCGCACACAGACACCACGATCCCACACAAGATCTTTCAATACATGATGGTGAAAAAGCCGGTAATCGTGAGCGACTGCCCACCCCTGAAGAGGGTGATCGAGGATTCCGGTGGAGGTCTGGTCTTTACCTGGGACCGTCCCGAAGAACTCGCTGAGAGTGTGACGAGACTTTATGAGGATGAGGAAACCAGAAAAAATACAGGAGAGAGAGGGTGTGAAGCCTTCCTCGACCGTTACAACTGGGACAGTACCAGTGATGAGCTCAAGGAGCTTTATCGTGGGCTGGCCAAAAGGAAGAAGTGA
- a CDS encoding DegT/DnrJ/EryC1/StrS family aminotransferase has translation MEVKLLDLVAQYDKIRSEIEAAVRDVMESQYFIMGPKVAEFERSVATYCSVEYATGVASGSDAILLALMALDIGPGDEVITTPYTFFSTVSSITRLGATPVMVDIDPATYNISPEKIEDAITSRTKAVLVVHLFGQLAEMERICAMADSRDIPVIEDACQSIGASYKGKKAGAFGLGGCFSFFPSKNLGGFGDGGMVVTGDKDFDLRLRLLRGHGARERYYHDEVGINSRLDAIQAAVLEVKLKYLDEWSEGRRRNAAYYSEGLADLPGISTPVTAEGNVSIFNQYVIRARDRDSLKSFLVSQSIGCEIYYPVPLHMQKCFSFLGQSKGDLPEAEKASEQTLALPVYTELAEQQQDFVIDKIKEFYADREVEPLAST, from the coding sequence ATGGAAGTGAAGCTGCTCGACCTGGTTGCACAGTATGATAAGATCAGGAGTGAGATAGAAGCCGCGGTCCGTGACGTCATGGAATCCCAATATTTCATCATGGGGCCGAAAGTAGCCGAGTTCGAACGATCCGTGGCAACATATTGCAGCGTAGAATATGCCACTGGTGTGGCCTCGGGATCCGATGCCATCCTTCTGGCCCTTATGGCGCTTGATATCGGCCCCGGAGATGAAGTCATCACGACGCCTTACACCTTCTTTTCAACAGTCAGTTCGATAACGAGGCTTGGAGCCACACCGGTCATGGTCGATATCGATCCTGCCACATATAACATCTCGCCCGAGAAGATCGAAGATGCGATCACGTCCAGGACGAAGGCTGTCCTTGTCGTGCATCTGTTCGGTCAGCTGGCGGAGATGGAGAGGATCTGCGCGATGGCCGATTCACGCGATATCCCGGTCATAGAGGACGCGTGCCAGTCGATCGGAGCGTCGTATAAGGGGAAGAAAGCAGGTGCTTTCGGACTGGGTGGTTGTTTCTCATTTTTTCCCTCCAAGAATCTCGGTGGCTTTGGGGATGGCGGGATGGTAGTGACTGGAGATAAGGATTTTGATTTGCGGCTGCGCCTTCTGCGCGGGCATGGAGCGAGGGAGAGGTACTATCATGACGAGGTCGGGATCAACAGCCGACTGGATGCGATACAGGCAGCGGTCCTCGAAGTCAAACTGAAATACCTGGATGAGTGGAGTGAGGGAAGGCGCAGGAACGCCGCTTATTATTCCGAAGGACTGGCCGATCTGCCGGGAATCTCCACTCCAGTGACTGCCGAGGGAAATGTCAGCATCTTCAATCAATATGTGATTCGGGCAAGAGATAGAGATTCGCTCAAATCGTTCCTTGTCTCGCAGAGTATCGGTTGTGAGATATACTATCCCGTACCACTTCATATGCAGAAGTGTTTTTCTTTTCTGGGGCAGTCGAAGGGAGACCTGCCTGAAGCGGAAAAAGCCTCTGAACAGACTCTGGCTCTGCCTGTCTACACTGAATTGGCAGAGCAGCAGCAGGATTTTGTCATAGATAAAATAAAAGAATTTTATGCGGACAGGGAAGTAGAGCCCCTGGCCAGCACTTAA
- a CDS encoding glycosyltransferase: protein MKVVCFSEIQWQYVRTRKQQIIGRFPADWEILFLSSVVKGKKNNFRPARDGNVTHVCIPALKNFPQKLLRILFSFPPARFLWNIILFLWVHTILSITGFSGGARVFFVSNIYYAAVLPLFMRSFILYDCNDDPLEFPGSPPWAGKYFRKLVSISDVLVAVSRGLVERLHSMGVKNVSYIGNGVDYGLFRKAAEQGIPEEMKKFNRPVLGYSGAIAPWFDMELLNMVAESFPEASIVLMGPLFEPLRERLEKLIAEKGNVFYVGSKPYERLGAYINALDICMIPLQMNELMRMADPNKIYEYAAVEKPIVTYKFAPEMEELDGMIYLAESRVEFVEGIRKALKEGADSAKLRQFAMACSWQSRADAMIALIERRCASGDYGEECR, encoded by the coding sequence TTGAAAGTAGTTTGTTTTTCGGAGATCCAGTGGCAGTACGTCAGGACTAGAAAGCAGCAGATCATCGGCCGCTTTCCGGCAGACTGGGAGATTCTTTTCCTGTCCAGCGTCGTTAAGGGTAAGAAGAACAATTTCAGGCCTGCCAGGGACGGTAATGTCACGCATGTCTGTATCCCCGCTTTGAAGAACTTTCCTCAAAAATTACTGAGGATTCTTTTTTCCTTTCCTCCTGCCAGGTTCCTGTGGAACATAATCCTGTTTCTCTGGGTTCATACCATACTTTCCATTACCGGTTTTTCCGGAGGAGCCCGGGTCTTTTTCGTCTCCAATATTTATTACGCGGCGGTGCTACCGCTATTCATGCGATCTTTCATCCTGTATGATTGCAACGATGATCCTCTTGAATTTCCTGGCTCGCCCCCCTGGGCGGGGAAGTATTTCAGGAAACTCGTATCCATATCCGATGTCCTGGTCGCGGTAAGCAGGGGATTGGTAGAACGCCTTCATTCAATGGGAGTGAAGAATGTGAGCTATATTGGCAATGGTGTCGATTATGGACTTTTCAGGAAGGCGGCCGAACAAGGCATTCCTGAAGAGATGAAAAAATTCAATAGACCTGTTCTGGGATACTCTGGGGCGATAGCTCCGTGGTTCGATATGGAACTGCTCAATATGGTCGCGGAGTCTTTCCCGGAAGCATCGATAGTCTTGATGGGGCCACTTTTCGAACCGTTGCGCGAAAGACTCGAGAAGTTGATAGCCGAAAAGGGTAATGTTTTCTATGTTGGATCGAAACCATATGAACGACTGGGTGCCTATATCAATGCGCTTGATATCTGTATGATCCCGTTGCAGATGAACGAACTCATGCGTATGGCGGATCCCAACAAGATATATGAATACGCTGCCGTGGAAAAACCGATCGTTACATACAAATTCGCTCCCGAGATGGAAGAACTGGATGGGATGATATATCTGGCGGAAAGCCGGGTGGAATTTGTCGAGGGTATAAGGAAAGCGCTGAAAGAGGGGGCGGATTCTGCGAAGTTGCGTCAATTTGCGATGGCATGCAGCTGGCAATCACGTGCCGATGCTATGATCGCGTTGATCGAGAGAAGATGTGCTTCAGGAGACTACGGAGAGGAGTGTCGATGA
- a CDS encoding rhomboid family intramembrane serine protease, with protein MIILPVGTKSTLALKPKVTISLIVICIVVHMLTSMTGGDIHADLFKVEREIYHVQVHLFLLENDEFYLENGYIDNLQEMAMDGIAGSSDYADLESNIFTAMGNSYSCFKDLENFGNTLYKRDASFYKGEPVRQELLAEWKSIQKKEESVLNRIPSFALGLVPRNMNRFWTFITHLFLHGDIWHLLGNMLFLWVVGCLLEDTWGRGPFLAFYLCGGMFAGLAHSLQDTSSGMPLIGASGAIAAAMGAFTVRHFMTKIKFFYFFMFLFRPLWGTFHLPAFVFLPFWFIQQVALKSMSDFVGGSNVAYLAHIMGYLAGIVTALVFQATGLEEKIIDPLVKKKQVQEGVLKDPRFDEACDSIRQGSVERAKILFSQLISENPENFDLARDIAMIYREAGIENDSLSINQLTLKSLLLKSRMDEATELALDMIRVQNDKAVNPQLLLKVGKHLQSTGRYGEAHDIYSSIIKINASPTLSAKASISLAKLLTSGLNNINDAINTLDHALTLNIDPALKSTISEMKSSMESLAGSPCEI; from the coding sequence TTGATCATCTTACCTGTAGGCACCAAAAGCACTCTGGCCCTTAAACCGAAGGTCACGATCTCACTCATTGTCATCTGTATAGTTGTGCATATGCTGACAAGTATGACCGGCGGCGATATCCACGCCGACCTCTTCAAAGTCGAACGGGAGATCTACCATGTACAGGTCCACCTGTTCCTTCTCGAAAACGATGAGTTCTATCTTGAAAACGGGTATATAGACAATCTCCAGGAAATGGCGATGGACGGTATCGCTGGTTCAAGCGACTATGCCGACCTGGAATCCAATATATTTACAGCGATGGGAAATTCATATTCCTGTTTTAAGGATCTCGAAAATTTTGGAAATACTCTGTACAAACGCGACGCGTCTTTCTACAAAGGTGAGCCTGTCAGACAGGAACTGCTCGCAGAATGGAAGAGTATTCAGAAAAAGGAAGAAAGTGTCCTAAACAGGATCCCTTCGTTTGCCCTGGGTCTGGTTCCCAGAAATATGAACAGGTTCTGGACCTTCATCACTCATCTCTTTCTCCATGGAGACATTTGGCATCTGCTCGGTAACATGCTCTTTCTCTGGGTTGTAGGATGCCTTCTCGAAGACACCTGGGGCCGCGGACCGTTCCTGGCCTTTTATCTATGTGGGGGCATGTTTGCCGGTCTTGCTCACAGCCTGCAGGATACTTCCTCGGGGATGCCTCTCATCGGAGCTTCAGGAGCGATTGCTGCCGCGATGGGAGCATTTACAGTCCGTCATTTTATGACAAAGATCAAATTCTTCTATTTTTTCATGTTCCTGTTCCGGCCGTTATGGGGGACCTTTCACCTCCCCGCGTTCGTCTTTCTTCCCTTCTGGTTCATACAACAGGTCGCCCTCAAATCGATGTCCGATTTCGTGGGGGGTTCGAACGTAGCCTACCTTGCTCATATAATGGGATACCTGGCCGGCATAGTAACGGCACTCGTTTTCCAAGCAACGGGACTGGAAGAAAAGATCATAGATCCCCTGGTAAAAAAGAAACAGGTTCAGGAGGGAGTATTAAAAGATCCGAGGTTCGACGAAGCCTGCGACAGCATCCGACAGGGCAGCGTGGAACGAGCAAAGATCCTCTTTTCCCAGCTTATCAGTGAAAACCCTGAAAACTTCGATCTCGCCCGTGACATAGCTATGATCTACCGTGAAGCAGGTATCGAAAATGACTCTCTGTCCATAAATCAGCTGACACTGAAGAGCCTGCTGCTCAAAAGCAGGATGGATGAAGCAACCGAACTGGCACTGGATATGATCCGTGTTCAGAATGATAAGGCGGTAAACCCGCAGCTGCTGCTCAAGGTCGGAAAACACCTGCAGAGCACTGGCAGGTATGGTGAAGCTCACGACATATACAGCTCGATCATTAAGATCAATGCGTCTCCTACCCTGAGCGCCAAAGCCTCGATCTCACTGGCAAAACTACTGACCTCCGGATTGAACAACATCAACGATGCCATCAACACACTTGATCACGCGTTGACCCTGAATATCGATCCGGCGCTGAAATCGACGATCTCGGAGATGAAGAGCTCGATGGAGAGCCTTGCGGGAAGCCCCTGCGAAATATAG
- a CDS encoding MBL fold metallo-hydrolase translates to MSVKTTFIGAVREVTGSNHLITTESSKVIIDCGLFQGRRKDFYSKNSTFPYDPATLDACILSHAHIDHSGNIPNLVKQGFDSRIVTTDATRDLCSKMLPDSGHIQEESIKYVNKVHKKKGLPPADPIYTRQDAEDSLQFFSGHPYEQKVRVTDDISVTFYDAGHVLGSANPLIEIEKDGRTIRVAYAVDLGRKDMPILNDPETPPDIDYLFLESTYGGRLHDSVDTTKNRLAEVITDTVNRGGKVIIPSFALERTQEIAYYLNQLLQEDRIPSIPIYVDSPLAVNVTEVFIRHPECYDEEMYDAFRSGQDPLGTNRIEYIRDVERSKSLNQENRPMIIISASGMCEAGRIVHHLKNNIGDPKNTVMVIGYMAKNTLGRRIVEKHEKVKIFGEERALRAKVEIMNSFSAHADRDDLLNYALPLKGSVKKIFIVHGEEDQSQKLYDLLKSKGLPVFLPETGDEIELV, encoded by the coding sequence ATGAGCGTCAAAACAACTTTTATCGGTGCTGTAAGGGAAGTGACAGGATCGAATCACTTGATCACAACGGAATCATCAAAAGTGATCATCGACTGTGGACTCTTCCAGGGCCGCAGAAAAGATTTTTATTCCAAGAACTCGACTTTCCCGTACGACCCCGCTACACTTGACGCGTGCATCCTCTCCCATGCTCATATAGATCACAGCGGAAATATTCCTAACCTGGTCAAACAGGGATTCGATTCACGGATAGTGACCACAGATGCTACGAGGGACCTCTGCTCGAAGATGCTTCCAGACAGTGGACACATCCAGGAAGAAAGTATCAAATACGTCAACAAGGTCCACAAAAAGAAAGGACTACCTCCAGCAGATCCCATTTATACGCGTCAGGATGCTGAAGACTCTCTTCAGTTTTTTTCCGGCCACCCCTACGAACAGAAGGTCAGGGTGACCGACGATATCTCTGTGACATTCTATGACGCCGGCCATGTCCTTGGCTCCGCGAACCCCCTTATCGAGATCGAAAAGGATGGCCGGACGATCCGTGTCGCCTATGCGGTGGATCTCGGGAGAAAGGATATGCCGATCCTGAACGATCCGGAGACCCCACCTGATATCGACTATCTGTTCCTGGAAAGCACCTACGGGGGAAGGCTCCATGATTCGGTCGACACGACCAAGAACCGTCTCGCTGAAGTGATAACTGATACTGTCAACAGAGGTGGTAAAGTCATCATCCCCTCGTTCGCGCTTGAGCGGACACAGGAGATAGCATACTATCTCAACCAGCTCCTTCAGGAAGACAGGATCCCCAGCATCCCGATCTACGTGGACAGTCCCCTGGCAGTGAACGTGACAGAGGTCTTCATCAGGCACCCGGAGTGCTATGACGAGGAGATGTACGATGCTTTCCGTTCTGGGCAGGACCCGCTGGGAACGAACAGGATCGAATATATAAGGGATGTGGAAAGATCAAAGAGCCTCAATCAGGAAAACAGGCCGATGATAATCATATCAGCCTCGGGGATGTGCGAAGCAGGCCGTATAGTCCATCATCTGAAAAACAATATCGGCGACCCGAAGAACACTGTGATGGTGATCGGTTACATGGCAAAAAATACCCTTGGCAGAAGAATCGTAGAAAAGCATGAGAAGGTGAAAATCTTCGGAGAAGAGCGGGCACTGAGAGCAAAAGTGGAAATAATGAACTCCTTTTCCGCACATGCCGACCGGGACGATCTTCTGAACTACGCTCTGCCTCTCAAAGGCTCGGTAAAAAAGATCTTTATAGTCCACGGAGAGGAAGACCAGTCACAGAAACTCTACGACCTTCTCAAGAGCAAAGGGCTACCTGTCTTCCTCCCGGAGACAGGGGACGAGATAGAACTTGTTTGA